GGGAAGATGACCGCCAGCGCCGCGCCATGGGCAATCCCGTAATTTGCGGACAACTCGTGCCCGATCATATGGCTCGACCAGTCCCCCCCCGTCCCGCAGCTTAAAATCCCGTTTAGCGCCATTGTGGAGGCCCACATAAGGTTTGCGCGGGCGTCGTAATCAGCCGGGTTTTCTATGGCTATGGGGGCATTCTCGATCACCGTGCGCATCAGCGTTTCCGCCAGCCCGTCCTGGATCGGGGAGTTTTGCGCGCGGTGGAAATACTGCTCGTACACGTGGCTTAGAATGTCGATGGAGCCATAGGCTGTCTGGTCCTTTGGTACCGTGTATGTAAGCTCCGGATCGAGGATCGAGAACTTCGGATAGTACAGGGGGCTGTACATGGGGCGTTTTTCATTGGTGGCGGCGTTTGAGACCACGGAGTTTCCGTTGGCCTCCGAACCTGTGGCCGAAAGGGTGAGGACCACGCCTATGGGAAGGGCGTTTTCCGGCGATGTTTTCTTGCCGAAAAAATCCCACGGGTCTCCTCCATAACAGGCTCCGGCGGCGATGGCCTTTGCCGCGTCCACCACGCTGCCGCCTCCCACAGCGAGTACGGCGTCCAGCTTTTCACTTTTGCATGTATTGGCGCCTTTGCGGACCTCCCCGATTTCCGGATTTGGCGAGACGCCCGATTGCTCCACGAAATGAACACCGGAGCCTTGAAGCTGCCGTGAGATATTGCCGATCAGCCCGGATTTTCTCGACGAAGCTCCGCCGCTGAGCAGTAGTACCCGTTTGCCGATGGCGGCGGTCTCTTTCCCGGTGTTTTCAACCTGCCCCTTGCCGAACAGGATTTTGGTTGGATTGGCGAATGTGAAGTTGTTCATGCTACCTCACCCTTGAAAAGCGCTACAACGACGGCGTCGCCGTCGCCGGGAAAAGCCCTTTAAGCGCCTCGTCGGCCTCCTGCTTGAGTTTTCCCAAGGCTCCGTTATGGCTCGATCCTGTGGCGGTCACCGTCAGCACCGGCTCTCCGGCGTTGATGAAATCGCCGTCGTGCGGAATGTCCCGCGCGCCCCGCTCATGCCAGCCTTGCGCGCCGGTGAATATGCAGTCCATCCTGGCGAACACGCGCCCCTGGGCGAAATATTTGCCGGTGGGGCCCGGGTCCACGATCAGGTTGGAGCTTTTTCCCATGACGCTGTCTATGTGCAGCCCCAGAAGGTCGTTCCAGGTGGCGATGTCCAGCAAGCCCAGGGCCGATGTGGGCCGCGGATTTATCTCTATCAATGTGATGTCGCCAGCGTAAATGAAATCGAATCCCCACAGCCCCTTAAGCTCGAACTCCAGCGTCAGCGCGTCGGCGATGGCGGTGGCCTGGGCCGATATCTCGCGGGAGAAAGGATGCGGGAACACGTTGCCCACGAACCTGAAGTTGGATGCGCCGAACGCCGCGTCCCCCACGATCTGGGTCATCAGCGCCAGCACGGAGGCCTCCGACCCGTTGGACACCACGATGGCCGACGACGGCATGCCGCTTTTATATTTCTGGTAAAAAGTCTTGCCCCCCGCGGGGATGGTCAGGGTGTCCACGAACCGGATTCCGGCGCCGCCAGTGCCGGCGAATGGTTTTGCCACCCACCGCTCCTGCCTCATCTGGTCCGTCAATTCGTATTTGATGGGG
This sequence is a window from Nitrospinota bacterium. Protein-coding genes within it:
- a CDS encoding ATP-grasp domain-containing protein, which gives rise to MAFASSPAPSLLIGSNVRFLAENAVRHGHDVFTVDYYGDWDTKRLGPNRSVKRDGSGVFSLQALIQLATGVKNSGVIYGPGFENDIFALAKLSDIGVVTGCSLETVRKSKDPESLNRAASAWNFNFPPIKYELTDQMRQERWVAKPFAGTGGAGIRFVDTLTIPAGGKTFYQKYKSGMPSSAIVVSNGSEASVLALMTQIVGDAAFGASNFRFVGNVFPHPFSREISAQATAIADALTLEFELKGLWGFDFIYAGDITLIEINPRPTSALGLLDIATWNDLLGLHIDSVMGKSSNLIVDPGPTGKYFAQGRVFARMDCIFTGAQGWHERGARDIPHDGDFINAGEPVLTVTATGSSHNGALGKLKQEADEALKGLFPATATPSL
- a CDS encoding iron-containing alcohol dehydrogenase, with amino-acid sequence MNNFTFANPTKILFGKGQVENTGKETAAIGKRVLLLSGGASSRKSGLIGNISRQLQGSGVHFVEQSGVSPNPEIGEVRKGANTCKSEKLDAVLAVGGGSVVDAAKAIAAGACYGGDPWDFFGKKTSPENALPIGVVLTLSATGSEANGNSVVSNAATNEKRPMYSPLYYPKFSILDPELTYTVPKDQTAYGSIDILSHVYEQYFHRAQNSPIQDGLAETLMRTVIENAPIAIENPADYDARANLMWASTMALNGILSCGTGGDWSSHMIGHELSANYGIAHGAALAVIFPAWMKHVHTANPRRFRRFAGKVWMINTAGMNDAQAADAAIGAMEDFYTNKLKTSVRMKDYGIDGAKLELMTASAVKFRQLGVFKPLTREDILEIYRLAM